The following are from one region of the Ruficoccus sp. ZRK36 genome:
- a CDS encoding DUF2726 domain-containing protein encodes MLYIIIGLAVIMGVVAVLGELLKKEKGPPKADLAESRHWLLTKHECVLFDLLTQCLPEGMHIHSKVRLADLIRLKKTQDRKAYGSMRARTDRKHVDFVITRGSSEIAFAVELDDSSHQREDRKQRDQFVDSVFSAAGIPLIHVIGDASKMTPEEIRAKLPLMPPKL; translated from the coding sequence ATGCTCTACATCATCATCGGATTGGCCGTAATAATGGGCGTGGTCGCCGTTCTCGGGGAGTTGCTCAAAAAGGAGAAAGGCCCACCTAAAGCTGACCTTGCAGAATCCCGCCACTGGCTGCTGACAAAGCATGAATGCGTGCTGTTTGATCTGCTAACGCAGTGCTTACCCGAGGGCATGCACATCCATAGTAAGGTTCGCTTGGCCGACTTAATCCGCTTAAAGAAAACGCAGGACCGTAAAGCATACGGCTCGATGCGGGCCCGTACGGACCGGAAACACGTCGATTTCGTAATCACGCGAGGATCTAGCGAAATAGCCTTTGCGGTCGAACTGGACGACTCGTCGCACCAGAGAGAAGATCGAAAGCAGAGAGACCAATTCGTTGATAGCGTTTTCAGCGCGGCAGGAATACCGCTGATCCATGTTATCGGAGACGCTAGCAAGATGACCCCAGAGGAAATCCGGGCTAAACTGCCATTAATGCCGCCGAAGCTGTAA